The genomic region AGCATTGCCCGCGAGTTTCGTGTGGAGGGTTTCAAAACATCCGGTTTCCAGTCGAACGATGGGCTCTCTATTTTTGTGTGTCCCCTGCTATTGTCCCTCTATGGAGCACGTCTCTGCCGACGAAATCGAACCACAGGCGATGGGTGGCGACGTTGACCGCCGCGGGCTTGCAGACCCGCTGGGTACGACTGATGTCGCAATCAACCGATATGTTCTGGACCCCGGTGAGGCCTTCTCGGGCGGATTACACGCACACCTCGATCAAGAAGAGGTGTTCTACGTCGTCGAGGGCACTGCTACCTTTGAACACCGGCCTGACCCCGCCGGCGAGAGTGAGACAGTCACCGTCGGTCCACACGAAGTCGTCCGGTTCGCGCCCGGAGAGTATCAACAGGGCCGGAACGAAAGCGACGACCGGGTAGTCGC from Haloarcula sp. H-GB4 harbors:
- a CDS encoding cupin domain-containing protein: MEHVSADEIEPQAMGGDVDRRGLADPLGTTDVAINRYVLDPGEAFSGGLHAHLDQEEVFYVVEGTATFEHRPDPAGESETVTVGPHEVVRFAPGEYQQGRNESDDRVVALALGAPRNSTESRVAQPCPDCDSDVLALEPADEGFLLVCPDCGTELEPDL